A DNA window from Ostrea edulis chromosome 5, xbOstEdul1.1, whole genome shotgun sequence contains the following coding sequences:
- the LOC125651906 gene encoding ADAMTS-like protein 3 isoform X2: protein MKILFVYVDIFFLLCTVSSDYWSPWTQWSACSRTCNGGAAYRVRRCIKHQKIARGCQSEDVQYKSCNTQECFGNEDDFRSMQCSSFNNQSYSGQLLKWIPYHDSTSPCALYCQAEGSDVIHRFADSVLDGTKCRNGFKDMCIGGECWHVGCDEILGSNTEVDDCGVCGGNDSCISRHQTKFRWVQSGFGECSSTCGVGYKRRKLMCVNRVSGARVSSRRCLSQDKPRGYTQTCEARKCEGRYDWVFGSWSNCSCAVKFSSRVRRCVLFHPNSTQTYVSEALCNAMTPEIRRPCNIKFCPLWHVGHWSPCSVTCGTGVQRRGVVCQHFGKEFCDLKSKPITVQPCNTTISCSFQYDIQEVMIGESDSRSIKRIPPQNRTERKEHRPRFVAREWQPCSVTCGKGRKWRVVSCQVFVPSTDKMSELPEEECAGTRPVESSPCVIQECVDQFEYRIVGMTPCSRSCLGGVQETIIRCVNIHNGSSVDERYCSNARLIPIDRRVCNDINCPQRWKIGDFGMCSVSCGGGIMHRDVECIQEFAAGYRNVIHLPDYMCEQPIPTRNRKCNNVDCNSEWMAGAWSQCSVTCGSGYQWRDVYCAKKNAEGQYINITSSLCDLRKQPIDIQKCNQSVCPKPKLRSMDVQFFQLDKLKRVKLTIGMSAAILPGTTVLLKCPTRGILLTDISWLKNGTNITYSRRIKLTRKRFLKIKHAIPELDSGIYSCKAGSLQSSSTLTFSSVYDIFKATMLREKYLSGFQPLNLVARSISTKQIDPVSRRYSPLYLVQSDWRPCSATCGGGLQSRNVSCEIITRDYYEVFPVRYCTKAGHRAPLLIQSCNTFPCVEWHLGNWSECSSTECVRDRVALRRREVHCLSNGQIMNDTSHCDKLGHIPPSEKECSNNDCKATWTASKWTECLGECEHNGFKTRTLSCVWAKTKISAGRHCASVQRPKTVKVCKMGRCVETCKDKSEYCSVVKLMKFCKFANFRRNCCLSCKNS from the exons ATGAAGATTCTGTTTgtatatgtagatatattttttctcctGTGTACA GTATCCAGTGATTATTGGAGTCCTTGGACACAATGGAGCGCTTGTTCCAGAACTTGTAATGGTGGCGCCGCCTATCGGGTCAGACGGTGTATCAAACATCAGAAAATCGCTCGAGGTTGCCAGTCCGAAGACGTGCAGTATAAATCATGTAACACTCAG gaATGTTTTGGTAATGAAGACGATTTTCGGTCCATGCAATGCTCGTCCTTTAACAATCAGTCGTATTCAGGACAACTGCTGAAATGGATCCCGTATCACGACTCCACTAGTCCTTGCGCTCTCTACTGCCAGGCCGAGGGATCTGATGTCATCCACCGGTTTGCTGACAGTGTGCTGGACGGAACGAAGTGTCGGAATGGTTTTAAGGATATGTGTATTGGCGGTGAATGCTGG CATGTGGGGTGCGATGAAATACTCGGATCAAATACAGAAGTGGATGATTGTGGTGTCTGTGGTGGAAACGATTCGTGTATCTCTCGACATCAGACAAAATTCCGATGGGTACAATCTGGCTTTGGTGAATGTTCATCGACTTGTGGTGTAG GATACAAAAGAAGGAAGTTGATGTGTGTGAACAGAGTGTCAGGCGCACGAGTCAGCTCGAGAAGATGCCTGTCTCAGGATAAGCCACGAGGTTACACTCAAACGTGCGAAGCACGCAAATGTGAAGGGAG GTATGATTGGGTGTTTGGTTCGTGGAGTAACTGCTCATGCGCAGTGAAGTTCTCTTCTAGAGTCAGGCGATGTGTTTTGTTCCATCCAAATTCTACCCAAACGTATGTCAGCGAAGCGCTCTGTAACGCAATGACACCAGAAATCAGACGACCGTGTAACATCAAATTCTGTCCTTTATGGCATGTTGGTCATTGGTCACCT TGTTCTGTAACATGTGGTACCGGAGTTCAACGCAGAGGTGTCGTCTGCCAACATTTCGGAAAGGAATTCTGTGATCTAAAATCTAAACCAATAACGGTCCAACCCTGTAACACTACGATTTCGTGTTCATTTCAATATG ATATTCAAGAAGTGATGATCGGGGAGTCGGATAGCAGATCAATAAAACGAATACCCCCGCAAAATCGCACAGAAAGGAAGGAACACCGCCCAAG ATTCGTGGCAAGAGAATGGCAGCCATGTAGCGTAACTTGTGGTAAAGGACGGAAGTGGCGTGTCGTCAGCTGCCAAGTTTTTGTCCCGAGCACAGACAAAATGTCGGAACTTCCGGAAGAAGAATGCGCTG GTACAAGGCCTGTGGAGTCGTCGCCTTGCGTAATACAAGAGTGCGTGGATCAGTTTGAGTACCGTATTGTGGGGATGACGCCATGCAGCAGAAGCTGTCTCGGAG GTGTACAAGAAACAATCATTAGATGTGTTAATATACATAACGGTTCTTCAGTCGATGAAAGGTATTGCAGTAATGCACGGCTTATCCCCATTGACAGACGAGTATGCAATGATATCAATTGTCCACAAAG ATGGAAAATTGGTGATTTTGGGATGTGTTCGGTGAGCTGTGGAGGTGGAATCATGCACCGCGATGTAGAGTGCATCCAGGAGTTTGCTGCTGGTTACCGAAACGTGATCCATCTTCCAGACTACATGTGTGAACAACCCATCCCAACGCGCAACAGAAAGTGCAATAACGTAGACTGTAATTCCGAGTGGATGGCTGGTGCTTGGTCACAG TGTTCCGTAACATGTGGTTCTGGATATCAGTGGCGCGATGTTTACTGTGCTAAAAAGAATGCAGAAGGACAGTACATAAATATTACCTCCAGCTTGTGTGATCTGAGAAAACAACCGATAGATATCCAAAAGTGCAATCAATCTGTGTGCCCAAAACCCAAATTGAGATCGATGGATGTGCAGTTCTTTCAACTCGATAAACTCAAACGTGTAAAACTTACAATTGGCATGTCAGCAGCAATCTTACCGGGAACAACAGTACTGCTCAAGTGTCCCACAAGGGGAATACTATTAACAGATATAAGTTGGTTAAAAAATGGAACAAATATTACTTATTCTAGAAGGATAAAGTTAACCCGGAaaaggtttttgaaaatcaaacacGCCATTCCAGAATTGGATTCTGGGATATATTCGTGTAAGGCAGGATCCCTACAATCAAGTTCTACTTTAACCTTTAGCAGTGTGTATGACATATTTAAAGCTACAATGTTGAGAGAGAAGTACCTCTCTGGATTTCAACCATTAAATTTAGTGGCACGAAGCATATCCACAAAACAGATTGACCCTGTGTCCAGGAGGTATAGTCCTCTCTATCTCGTTCAGTCGGACTGGCGTCCGTGTTCGGCTACATGTGGTGGAGGGTTACAATCGCGAAATGTCAGTTGTGAAATCATAACACGTGACTACTATGAAGTGTTTCCGGTGAGGTACTGCACTAAAGCTGGACACAGAGCACCATTGTTGATTCAAAGCTGTAATACCTTTCCTTGCGTGGAATGGCATTTAGGAAACTGGTCTGAG TGTTCATCGACAGAATGTGTGAGAGATAGGGTTGCTTTACGAAGACGAGAAGTACATTGTTTATCAAATGGTCAAATTATGAATGATACTTCACACTGTGACAAACTGGGCCACATTCCTCCATctgaaaaagaatgttcaaataATGACTGCAAGGCAACCTGGACTGCTTCTAAATGGACAGAG TGTCTTGGTGAATGTGAACACAACGGTTTCAAAACCAGAACTCTCAGCTGTGTGTGGGCTAAAACGAAAATTTCAGCAGGGCGTCACTGTGCTTCTGTCCAGCGCCCAAAGACTGTCAAAGTCTGCAAAATGGGACGTTGTGTTGAGA caTGCAAAGACAAATCAGAATACTGCAGTGTTGTTAAATTAATGAAGTTTTGTAAATTTGCAAACTTTCGTCGCAACTGTTGTTTATCTTGTAAAAATTCATGA
- the LOC125651906 gene encoding ADAMTS-like protein 3 isoform X1: protein MKILFVYVDIFFLLCTVSSDYWSPWTQWSACSRTCNGGAAYRVRRCIKHQKIARGCQSEDVQYKSCNTQECFGNEDDFRSMQCSSFNNQSYSGQLLKWIPYHDSTSPCALYCQAEGSDVIHRFADSVLDGTKCRNGFKDMCIGGECWHVGCDEILGSNTEVDDCGVCGGNDSCISRHQTKFRWVQSGFGECSSTCGVGYKRRKLMCVNRVSGARVSSRRCLSQDKPRGYTQTCEARKCEGRYDWVFGSWSNCSCAVKFSSRVRRCVLFHPNSTQTYVSEALCNAMTPEIRRPCNIKFCPLWHVGHWSPCSVTCGTGVQRRGVVCQHFGKEFCDLKSKPITVQPCNTTISCSFQYDASYADYMLKDIQEVMIGESDSRSIKRIPPQNRTERKEHRPRFVAREWQPCSVTCGKGRKWRVVSCQVFVPSTDKMSELPEEECAGTRPVESSPCVIQECVDQFEYRIVGMTPCSRSCLGGVQETIIRCVNIHNGSSVDERYCSNARLIPIDRRVCNDINCPQRWKIGDFGMCSVSCGGGIMHRDVECIQEFAAGYRNVIHLPDYMCEQPIPTRNRKCNNVDCNSEWMAGAWSQCSVTCGSGYQWRDVYCAKKNAEGQYINITSSLCDLRKQPIDIQKCNQSVCPKPKLRSMDVQFFQLDKLKRVKLTIGMSAAILPGTTVLLKCPTRGILLTDISWLKNGTNITYSRRIKLTRKRFLKIKHAIPELDSGIYSCKAGSLQSSSTLTFSSVYDIFKATMLREKYLSGFQPLNLVARSISTKQIDPVSRRYSPLYLVQSDWRPCSATCGGGLQSRNVSCEIITRDYYEVFPVRYCTKAGHRAPLLIQSCNTFPCVEWHLGNWSECSSTECVRDRVALRRREVHCLSNGQIMNDTSHCDKLGHIPPSEKECSNNDCKATWTASKWTECLGECEHNGFKTRTLSCVWAKTKISAGRHCASVQRPKTVKVCKMGRCVETCKDKSEYCSVVKLMKFCKFANFRRNCCLSCKNS, encoded by the exons ATGAAGATTCTGTTTgtatatgtagatatattttttctcctGTGTACA GTATCCAGTGATTATTGGAGTCCTTGGACACAATGGAGCGCTTGTTCCAGAACTTGTAATGGTGGCGCCGCCTATCGGGTCAGACGGTGTATCAAACATCAGAAAATCGCTCGAGGTTGCCAGTCCGAAGACGTGCAGTATAAATCATGTAACACTCAG gaATGTTTTGGTAATGAAGACGATTTTCGGTCCATGCAATGCTCGTCCTTTAACAATCAGTCGTATTCAGGACAACTGCTGAAATGGATCCCGTATCACGACTCCACTAGTCCTTGCGCTCTCTACTGCCAGGCCGAGGGATCTGATGTCATCCACCGGTTTGCTGACAGTGTGCTGGACGGAACGAAGTGTCGGAATGGTTTTAAGGATATGTGTATTGGCGGTGAATGCTGG CATGTGGGGTGCGATGAAATACTCGGATCAAATACAGAAGTGGATGATTGTGGTGTCTGTGGTGGAAACGATTCGTGTATCTCTCGACATCAGACAAAATTCCGATGGGTACAATCTGGCTTTGGTGAATGTTCATCGACTTGTGGTGTAG GATACAAAAGAAGGAAGTTGATGTGTGTGAACAGAGTGTCAGGCGCACGAGTCAGCTCGAGAAGATGCCTGTCTCAGGATAAGCCACGAGGTTACACTCAAACGTGCGAAGCACGCAAATGTGAAGGGAG GTATGATTGGGTGTTTGGTTCGTGGAGTAACTGCTCATGCGCAGTGAAGTTCTCTTCTAGAGTCAGGCGATGTGTTTTGTTCCATCCAAATTCTACCCAAACGTATGTCAGCGAAGCGCTCTGTAACGCAATGACACCAGAAATCAGACGACCGTGTAACATCAAATTCTGTCCTTTATGGCATGTTGGTCATTGGTCACCT TGTTCTGTAACATGTGGTACCGGAGTTCAACGCAGAGGTGTCGTCTGCCAACATTTCGGAAAGGAATTCTGTGATCTAAAATCTAAACCAATAACGGTCCAACCCTGTAACACTACGATTTCGTGTTCATTTCAATATG ATGCCAGCTATGCAGATTACATGCTTAAAG ATATTCAAGAAGTGATGATCGGGGAGTCGGATAGCAGATCAATAAAACGAATACCCCCGCAAAATCGCACAGAAAGGAAGGAACACCGCCCAAG ATTCGTGGCAAGAGAATGGCAGCCATGTAGCGTAACTTGTGGTAAAGGACGGAAGTGGCGTGTCGTCAGCTGCCAAGTTTTTGTCCCGAGCACAGACAAAATGTCGGAACTTCCGGAAGAAGAATGCGCTG GTACAAGGCCTGTGGAGTCGTCGCCTTGCGTAATACAAGAGTGCGTGGATCAGTTTGAGTACCGTATTGTGGGGATGACGCCATGCAGCAGAAGCTGTCTCGGAG GTGTACAAGAAACAATCATTAGATGTGTTAATATACATAACGGTTCTTCAGTCGATGAAAGGTATTGCAGTAATGCACGGCTTATCCCCATTGACAGACGAGTATGCAATGATATCAATTGTCCACAAAG ATGGAAAATTGGTGATTTTGGGATGTGTTCGGTGAGCTGTGGAGGTGGAATCATGCACCGCGATGTAGAGTGCATCCAGGAGTTTGCTGCTGGTTACCGAAACGTGATCCATCTTCCAGACTACATGTGTGAACAACCCATCCCAACGCGCAACAGAAAGTGCAATAACGTAGACTGTAATTCCGAGTGGATGGCTGGTGCTTGGTCACAG TGTTCCGTAACATGTGGTTCTGGATATCAGTGGCGCGATGTTTACTGTGCTAAAAAGAATGCAGAAGGACAGTACATAAATATTACCTCCAGCTTGTGTGATCTGAGAAAACAACCGATAGATATCCAAAAGTGCAATCAATCTGTGTGCCCAAAACCCAAATTGAGATCGATGGATGTGCAGTTCTTTCAACTCGATAAACTCAAACGTGTAAAACTTACAATTGGCATGTCAGCAGCAATCTTACCGGGAACAACAGTACTGCTCAAGTGTCCCACAAGGGGAATACTATTAACAGATATAAGTTGGTTAAAAAATGGAACAAATATTACTTATTCTAGAAGGATAAAGTTAACCCGGAaaaggtttttgaaaatcaaacacGCCATTCCAGAATTGGATTCTGGGATATATTCGTGTAAGGCAGGATCCCTACAATCAAGTTCTACTTTAACCTTTAGCAGTGTGTATGACATATTTAAAGCTACAATGTTGAGAGAGAAGTACCTCTCTGGATTTCAACCATTAAATTTAGTGGCACGAAGCATATCCACAAAACAGATTGACCCTGTGTCCAGGAGGTATAGTCCTCTCTATCTCGTTCAGTCGGACTGGCGTCCGTGTTCGGCTACATGTGGTGGAGGGTTACAATCGCGAAATGTCAGTTGTGAAATCATAACACGTGACTACTATGAAGTGTTTCCGGTGAGGTACTGCACTAAAGCTGGACACAGAGCACCATTGTTGATTCAAAGCTGTAATACCTTTCCTTGCGTGGAATGGCATTTAGGAAACTGGTCTGAG TGTTCATCGACAGAATGTGTGAGAGATAGGGTTGCTTTACGAAGACGAGAAGTACATTGTTTATCAAATGGTCAAATTATGAATGATACTTCACACTGTGACAAACTGGGCCACATTCCTCCATctgaaaaagaatgttcaaataATGACTGCAAGGCAACCTGGACTGCTTCTAAATGGACAGAG TGTCTTGGTGAATGTGAACACAACGGTTTCAAAACCAGAACTCTCAGCTGTGTGTGGGCTAAAACGAAAATTTCAGCAGGGCGTCACTGTGCTTCTGTCCAGCGCCCAAAGACTGTCAAAGTCTGCAAAATGGGACGTTGTGTTGAGA caTGCAAAGACAAATCAGAATACTGCAGTGTTGTTAAATTAATGAAGTTTTGTAAATTTGCAAACTTTCGTCGCAACTGTTGTTTATCTTGTAAAAATTCATGA
- the LOC125651906 gene encoding ADAMTS-like protein 3 isoform X3, giving the protein MKILFVYVDIFFLLCTVSSDYWSPWTQWSACSRTCNGGAAYRVRRCIKHQKIARGCQSEDVQYKSCNTQECFGNEDDFRSMQCSSFNNQSYSGQLLKWIPYHDSTSPCALYCQAEGSDVIHRFADSVLDGTKCRNGFKDMCIGGECWHVGCDEILGSNTEVDDCGVCGGNDSCISRHQTKFRWVQSGFGECSSTCGVGYKRRKLMCVNRVSGARVSSRRCLSQDKPRGYTQTCEARKCEGRYDWVFGSWSNCSCAVKFSSRVRRCVLFHPNSTQTYVSEALCNAMTPEIRRPCNIKFCPLWHVGHWSPCSVTCGTGVQRRGVVCQHFGKEFCDLKSKPITVQPCNTTISCSFQYDASYADYMLKDIQEVMIGESDSRSIKRIPPQNRTERKEHRPRFVAREWQPCSVTCGKGRKWRVVSCQVFVPSTDKMSELPEEECAGTRPVESSPCVIQECVDQFEYRIVGMTPCSRSCLGGVQETIIRCVNIHNGSSVDERYCSNARLIPIDRRVCNDINCPQRWKIGDFGMCSVSCGGGIMHRDVECIQEFAAGYRNVIHLPDYMCEQPIPTRNRKCNNVDCNSEWMAGAWSQCSVTCGSGYQWRDVYCAKKNAEGQYINITSSLCDLRKQPIDIQKCNQSVCPKPKLRSMDVQFFQLDKLKRVKLTIGMSAAILPGTTVLLKCPTRGILLTDISWLKNGTNITYSRRIKLTRKRFLKIKHAIPELDSGIYSCKAGSLQSSSTLTFSSVYDIFKATMLREKYLSGFQPLNLVARSISTKQIDPVSRRYSPLYLVQSDWRPCSATCGGGLQSRNVSCEIITRDYYEVFPVRYCTKAGHRAPLLIQSCNTFPCVEWHLGNWSECSSTECVRDRVALRRREVHCLSNGQIMNDTSHCDKLGHIPPSEKECSNNDCKATWTASKWTEVCLHLGT; this is encoded by the exons ATGAAGATTCTGTTTgtatatgtagatatattttttctcctGTGTACA GTATCCAGTGATTATTGGAGTCCTTGGACACAATGGAGCGCTTGTTCCAGAACTTGTAATGGTGGCGCCGCCTATCGGGTCAGACGGTGTATCAAACATCAGAAAATCGCTCGAGGTTGCCAGTCCGAAGACGTGCAGTATAAATCATGTAACACTCAG gaATGTTTTGGTAATGAAGACGATTTTCGGTCCATGCAATGCTCGTCCTTTAACAATCAGTCGTATTCAGGACAACTGCTGAAATGGATCCCGTATCACGACTCCACTAGTCCTTGCGCTCTCTACTGCCAGGCCGAGGGATCTGATGTCATCCACCGGTTTGCTGACAGTGTGCTGGACGGAACGAAGTGTCGGAATGGTTTTAAGGATATGTGTATTGGCGGTGAATGCTGG CATGTGGGGTGCGATGAAATACTCGGATCAAATACAGAAGTGGATGATTGTGGTGTCTGTGGTGGAAACGATTCGTGTATCTCTCGACATCAGACAAAATTCCGATGGGTACAATCTGGCTTTGGTGAATGTTCATCGACTTGTGGTGTAG GATACAAAAGAAGGAAGTTGATGTGTGTGAACAGAGTGTCAGGCGCACGAGTCAGCTCGAGAAGATGCCTGTCTCAGGATAAGCCACGAGGTTACACTCAAACGTGCGAAGCACGCAAATGTGAAGGGAG GTATGATTGGGTGTTTGGTTCGTGGAGTAACTGCTCATGCGCAGTGAAGTTCTCTTCTAGAGTCAGGCGATGTGTTTTGTTCCATCCAAATTCTACCCAAACGTATGTCAGCGAAGCGCTCTGTAACGCAATGACACCAGAAATCAGACGACCGTGTAACATCAAATTCTGTCCTTTATGGCATGTTGGTCATTGGTCACCT TGTTCTGTAACATGTGGTACCGGAGTTCAACGCAGAGGTGTCGTCTGCCAACATTTCGGAAAGGAATTCTGTGATCTAAAATCTAAACCAATAACGGTCCAACCCTGTAACACTACGATTTCGTGTTCATTTCAATATG ATGCCAGCTATGCAGATTACATGCTTAAAG ATATTCAAGAAGTGATGATCGGGGAGTCGGATAGCAGATCAATAAAACGAATACCCCCGCAAAATCGCACAGAAAGGAAGGAACACCGCCCAAG ATTCGTGGCAAGAGAATGGCAGCCATGTAGCGTAACTTGTGGTAAAGGACGGAAGTGGCGTGTCGTCAGCTGCCAAGTTTTTGTCCCGAGCACAGACAAAATGTCGGAACTTCCGGAAGAAGAATGCGCTG GTACAAGGCCTGTGGAGTCGTCGCCTTGCGTAATACAAGAGTGCGTGGATCAGTTTGAGTACCGTATTGTGGGGATGACGCCATGCAGCAGAAGCTGTCTCGGAG GTGTACAAGAAACAATCATTAGATGTGTTAATATACATAACGGTTCTTCAGTCGATGAAAGGTATTGCAGTAATGCACGGCTTATCCCCATTGACAGACGAGTATGCAATGATATCAATTGTCCACAAAG ATGGAAAATTGGTGATTTTGGGATGTGTTCGGTGAGCTGTGGAGGTGGAATCATGCACCGCGATGTAGAGTGCATCCAGGAGTTTGCTGCTGGTTACCGAAACGTGATCCATCTTCCAGACTACATGTGTGAACAACCCATCCCAACGCGCAACAGAAAGTGCAATAACGTAGACTGTAATTCCGAGTGGATGGCTGGTGCTTGGTCACAG TGTTCCGTAACATGTGGTTCTGGATATCAGTGGCGCGATGTTTACTGTGCTAAAAAGAATGCAGAAGGACAGTACATAAATATTACCTCCAGCTTGTGTGATCTGAGAAAACAACCGATAGATATCCAAAAGTGCAATCAATCTGTGTGCCCAAAACCCAAATTGAGATCGATGGATGTGCAGTTCTTTCAACTCGATAAACTCAAACGTGTAAAACTTACAATTGGCATGTCAGCAGCAATCTTACCGGGAACAACAGTACTGCTCAAGTGTCCCACAAGGGGAATACTATTAACAGATATAAGTTGGTTAAAAAATGGAACAAATATTACTTATTCTAGAAGGATAAAGTTAACCCGGAaaaggtttttgaaaatcaaacacGCCATTCCAGAATTGGATTCTGGGATATATTCGTGTAAGGCAGGATCCCTACAATCAAGTTCTACTTTAACCTTTAGCAGTGTGTATGACATATTTAAAGCTACAATGTTGAGAGAGAAGTACCTCTCTGGATTTCAACCATTAAATTTAGTGGCACGAAGCATATCCACAAAACAGATTGACCCTGTGTCCAGGAGGTATAGTCCTCTCTATCTCGTTCAGTCGGACTGGCGTCCGTGTTCGGCTACATGTGGTGGAGGGTTACAATCGCGAAATGTCAGTTGTGAAATCATAACACGTGACTACTATGAAGTGTTTCCGGTGAGGTACTGCACTAAAGCTGGACACAGAGCACCATTGTTGATTCAAAGCTGTAATACCTTTCCTTGCGTGGAATGGCATTTAGGAAACTGGTCTGAG TGTTCATCGACAGAATGTGTGAGAGATAGGGTTGCTTTACGAAGACGAGAAGTACATTGTTTATCAAATGGTCAAATTATGAATGATACTTCACACTGTGACAAACTGGGCCACATTCCTCCATctgaaaaagaatgttcaaataATGACTGCAAGGCAACCTGGACTGCTTCTAAATGGACAGAGGTATGCCTACACCTGGGAACATAG
- the LOC125649970 gene encoding uncharacterized protein LOC125649970, with amino-acid sequence MKFLLLLVVVAYSKAFLFDDLFGSNGCTSNDDCRSRCCMTDIFGDRSCGQKYLHYLQECRLDGQERHTCGCGNGLYCEAYANIHGAAVETQHMGASGYGLCEHKTDPSTPGV; translated from the exons ATGAAGTTCCTTCTCCTCTTGGTCGTTGTTGCTTATTCAAAG GCTTTCTTGTTCGATGACCTGTTCGGGTCTAATGGCTGCACGTCGAACGATGACTGCCGATCTAGGTGTTGTATGACGGACATTTTCGGCGACAGATCCTGTGGGCAGAAATATCTTCATTACCTTCAGGAATGTCGTCTGGATGGTCAGGAGCGACACACATGTGGCTGTGGGAACG GTCTGTACTGCGAAGCCTATGCAAACATTCATGGTGCCGCCGTGGAAACGCAGCACATGGGAGCCTCCGGTTATGGTTTGTGTGAGCACAAAACCGACCCCAGCACACCTGGTGTATAA